Proteins from a genomic interval of Chromatiales bacterium:
- a CDS encoding carbamoyltransferase, protein MIVLGLSGAVSHDPSAALFVDGELVAAVEEERFLRDKHAKGKFPYESARFCLEFAGIQPQQVDVVAFPYAHIGLFNSLARWHFARRYWYAPDRALTALFNGNRRYRRNLARLRQLCDDLGIGANRVRIEMVEHHLAHASSAYHLSGFKEKTAIVGIDGKGEYATTFFGVGENGRITQRKAFYDPDSLGGFYAAMTEYLGFEMFDGEFKVMGMAPYGDPTRHDLSRLLRHGPRGFSVNTRLINVIGMRRHKEDGRNFYFSPKLIEWLGPRRVGDEIDDPYVDYAASVQKLLEDAALELIEHHVGDVLRETGRIVFAGGVALNVKLNQRIVAMPGVRELFVQPAANDAGTAIGAASYVAARAGARIAPMRHAYLGPRYSNEQCIAACEAHGSQPEWERLADTTRVASELLTAGHPLAWFQGRMEFGPRALGNRSILGVPSVPGIADRINAQIKYRERWRPFCPSVLDRVAPQMLGTDHPAPFMTITFDVADGWAERVPEVVHEDGTARAQVVTRDTNPRYYELLERIEAATGNGVLLNTSLNRRGEPMVCSPTDALNMFFGSDLQYLIMEDILVRKP, encoded by the coding sequence GTGATCGTCCTGGGACTCTCCGGCGCGGTCAGCCATGATCCGTCCGCGGCGCTGTTCGTCGACGGCGAACTGGTCGCCGCGGTCGAGGAAGAGCGCTTCCTCCGCGACAAGCACGCGAAGGGAAAATTCCCGTATGAGTCGGCACGGTTCTGTCTGGAGTTCGCCGGCATCCAGCCGCAGCAGGTCGACGTCGTCGCGTTTCCGTACGCTCACATCGGCCTGTTCAACTCACTCGCGCGCTGGCATTTCGCGCGGCGCTACTGGTATGCGCCGGATCGCGCGCTGACGGCGCTCTTCAACGGCAACCGCCGTTACCGGCGCAATCTCGCGCGACTGCGCCAGCTCTGCGACGACCTGGGCATCGGCGCGAACCGCGTGCGCATCGAGATGGTCGAGCACCATCTCGCGCATGCATCGAGCGCCTATCACCTGAGCGGCTTCAAGGAAAAGACCGCGATCGTCGGCATCGATGGCAAGGGTGAATACGCGACGACGTTCTTCGGTGTCGGCGAGAACGGCCGCATCACCCAGCGCAAGGCGTTTTACGATCCGGACTCGCTCGGCGGTTTCTATGCCGCGATGACTGAATACCTCGGCTTCGAGATGTTCGACGGCGAGTTCAAGGTCATGGGCATGGCGCCGTATGGCGACCCGACCCGTCACGACCTGTCGCGCCTGCTCAGACACGGTCCGCGCGGTTTCAGCGTCAACACGCGCCTGATCAATGTCATCGGCATGCGCCGCCACAAGGAAGACGGCCGCAACTTCTACTTCAGCCCGAAGCTGATCGAGTGGCTTGGTCCGCGCCGCGTCGGCGACGAGATCGATGATCCGTACGTGGACTATGCCGCCTCGGTGCAGAAGCTGCTCGAGGACGCCGCGCTCGAACTCATTGAGCATCACGTCGGCGACGTGCTGCGGGAGACCGGCCGCATCGTGTTCGCGGGTGGCGTCGCCTTGAACGTGAAGCTGAACCAGCGCATCGTTGCCATGCCCGGGGTGCGCGAGCTGTTCGTGCAGCCGGCGGCGAACGACGCGGGCACCGCGATCGGTGCGGCCTCGTATGTCGCCGCGCGGGCCGGCGCTCGCATCGCCCCCATGCGCCACGCATATCTCGGGCCGCGCTACAGCAACGAGCAGTGCATCGCGGCCTGCGAAGCGCACGGCTCACAACCCGAATGGGAACGCCTGGCCGACACCACCCGCGTGGCCAGCGAACTGCTGACCGCCGGCCACCCGCTGGCCTGGTTTCAGGGCCGCATGGAGTTCGGCCCGCGCGCGCTCGGCAACCGCTCGATCCTCGGCGTGCCGTCGGTGCCTGGCATCGCCGACCGCATCAACGCGCAGATCAAATACCGCGAACGCTGGCGGCCGTTCTGCCCCAGTGTGCTGGACCGCGTCGCACCGCAGATGCTCGGTACCGATCACCCGGCGCCGTTCATGACCATCACCTTCGACGTGGCCGATGGCTGGGCCGAGCGCGTGCCCGAGGTCGTGCACGAGGACGGCACGGCGCGCGCGCAGGTCGTCACGCGCGACACCAACCCGCGCTACTACGAACTGCTCGAACGCATCGAGGCCGCGACCGGCAACGGCGTGCTCCTGAACACCTCGCTGAACCGGCGCGGCGAACCCATGGTGTGCTCGCCGACCGACGCGCTGAACATGTTCTTCGGCTCCGATCTCCAGTATCTGATCATGGAGGACATCCTCGTTCGCAAGCCGTGA
- a CDS encoding redoxin family protein encodes MRGLKWIAGLLAMVLAGPAGAVDETLLESLGVERLDLPGATGVLLWLPGENGFHGRERETIRSVHARGLSVWRVDLHAGAFATPGRGSLHQFDAGAVAGLVDLAARDGRRVFIVAAGRGAAFALRVAREWTLRGDPARPLAGAILFSPNLTADRPEIGRPIEFDPVVDVTRLPVVIVQAHSARLDQFEQLAERLRAGGSAAYRWALDDGAELIYGESGRGPDRSNVLLRAVQMLGRHAGWMDAPHAADDGAPLALPPRSKFDTALTAIEPPREAPGLALADVDGRPLSLDEFRGEVVLLSFWATWCPPCVEELPSMNRLRARLYERGLRVVGVDVGETAAQMRAFLKRVDVAFPNLLDVEASAAARWNVHAFPTSFVIDRDGRIRYGIVGALDWERAENMGPIEALLDKSVGNEKPR; translated from the coding sequence ATGCGCGGTTTGAAGTGGATTGCGGGCCTGCTGGCGATGGTCCTCGCCGGGCCGGCCGGCGCGGTTGACGAGACCCTGCTCGAGTCACTGGGCGTGGAACGCCTGGACCTGCCGGGCGCGACGGGTGTCCTGTTGTGGCTGCCCGGCGAAAACGGCTTTCACGGCCGCGAACGCGAGACCATTCGCTCAGTGCATGCACGCGGGTTGTCCGTTTGGCGCGTGGACCTGCATGCCGGCGCCTTCGCGACCCCGGGACGCGGCTCCCTGCACCAGTTCGATGCCGGCGCGGTCGCGGGACTCGTCGATCTCGCCGCGCGTGACGGCCGCCGGGTGTTCATCGTCGCCGCCGGTCGCGGCGCGGCCTTCGCGCTGCGCGTCGCGCGCGAGTGGACCCTGCGCGGCGATCCGGCGCGGCCGCTGGCCGGCGCGATCCTGTTCAGCCCGAACCTGACCGCGGACCGTCCCGAGATCGGCCGCCCGATCGAGTTCGACCCGGTCGTCGATGTCACCCGGCTGCCGGTCGTGATCGTTCAGGCCCACTCGGCGCGCCTGGACCAGTTCGAGCAGCTGGCCGAGCGGCTGCGTGCGGGTGGCAGCGCGGCGTATCGCTGGGCGCTCGATGACGGCGCCGAGCTGATCTACGGCGAGTCAGGCCGTGGTCCGGACCGTTCGAACGTATTGCTGCGTGCGGTCCAGATGCTCGGACGCCACGCCGGCTGGATGGACGCGCCGCACGCGGCCGATGACGGCGCGCCGCTGGCCTTGCCACCACGCTCGAAATTCGACACGGCGCTGACCGCCATCGAGCCGCCGCGCGAGGCGCCGGGGCTGGCGCTCGCGGATGTGGACGGCAGGCCGCTGAGTCTGGACGAGTTTCGCGGCGAGGTCGTGCTGCTCAGCTTCTGGGCGACCTGGTGTCCACCCTGTGTCGAGGAGCTGCCGTCGATGAATCGCCTGCGCGCGCGGCTCTACGAACGCGGGCTGCGGGTCGTGGGCGTCGACGTCGGTGAAACCGCCGCACAGATGCGTGCGTTTCTGAAGCGGGTCGATGTGGCGTTCCCGAACCTGCTCGATGTCGAGGCGAGCGCGGCGGCGCGCTGGAACGTGCACGCGTTTCCGACCAGCTTTGTCATCGATCGCGACGGGCGCATCCGCTACGGGATCGTCGGCGCGCTGGACTGGGAACGCGCCGAGAACATGGGGCCGATCGAGGCGCTGCTCGACAAATCCGTCGGCAATGAAAAACCCCGGTGA
- a CDS encoding YdcF family protein: protein MLLTVLIVAALALAARYWLLPAMGRWLVEDQTPTSADAIVVLATGEEYYPRAIEAARLHGLGHAPRVIVNGDRRTPALQALEAQGYRPLAPWPLEITGLYGFLGVPAPALTAVALPQAFDTVSEAQGLTAALQAEGPLPRRILLVTSRFHTHRAATIWRERIGAQTEIIPVAAKEDPFDPEHWWADARQIRWVMAEYGGWLSLLWRGLND, encoded by the coding sequence TTGCTCCTGACCGTTCTGATCGTCGCCGCGCTCGCGCTCGCCGCGCGTTACTGGCTGCTGCCGGCGATGGGGCGCTGGCTGGTGGAGGATCAGACGCCGACGTCGGCCGACGCCATCGTGGTGCTTGCGACCGGCGAGGAGTACTACCCGCGCGCGATCGAGGCGGCGCGGCTGCACGGACTCGGCCACGCGCCGCGGGTCATCGTCAACGGAGATCGCAGGACGCCGGCGCTTCAGGCGCTGGAGGCGCAGGGCTATCGACCGCTCGCGCCCTGGCCGCTGGAGATCACCGGGCTTTACGGCTTTCTCGGCGTCCCGGCGCCGGCGCTCACGGCCGTCGCATTGCCGCAGGCGTTCGATACCGTGTCGGAGGCGCAGGGACTCACCGCCGCCCTGCAGGCCGAGGGCCCGCTGCCGCGGCGGATCCTGCTGGTGACGAGCCGGTTCCACACGCATCGCGCGGCGACCATCTGGCGCGAGCGCATCGGCGCGCAGACCGAGATCATTCCGGTGGCCGCAAAAGAAGACCCGTTCGACCCGGAACACTGGTGGGCCGACGCGCGTCAGATTCGCTGGGTCATGGCCGAGTACGGCGGCTGGCTGTCCCTGCTGTGGCGTGGTTTGAACGACTGA
- a CDS encoding aspartyl/asparaginyl beta-hydroxylase domain-containing protein — translation MFRDPHSHPAVARLEAAFGTIRDEFRALHDREFVPWPERYLYGEGWTVFGLYFEHRPIEHGCGFCPQTAAVLAEIGPIRAAGFSRLAPNTHIQPHCGRPKQELRCHLGIVIPDGDLGLRVGPEVRNWREGECLLFDDTVEHEAWNRTSSDRIVLLVDIPRAD, via the coding sequence GTGTTCCGGGATCCGCACAGCCACCCCGCCGTGGCCCGGCTGGAAGCCGCGTTCGGCACCATCCGCGATGAATTCCGGGCGCTGCACGATCGCGAGTTCGTGCCCTGGCCCGAGCGCTACCTGTATGGGGAAGGCTGGACCGTGTTCGGCCTGTACTTCGAGCACCGCCCCATTGAGCACGGCTGCGGCTTTTGCCCGCAGACCGCCGCGGTACTCGCAGAAATCGGCCCGATCCGGGCCGCGGGGTTTTCGCGGCTCGCGCCGAACACGCACATCCAGCCACACTGCGGCCGGCCGAAGCAGGAACTGCGCTGCCATCTGGGCATCGTGATTCCGGATGGCGATCTCGGGCTGCGGGTCGGCCCGGAGGTGCGGAACTGGCGCGAGGGCGAATGCCTGCTGTTCGACGACACCGTCGAGCACGAGGCCTGGAACCGCACGTCCAGCGATCGCATCGTGCTGCTGGTCGATATCCCGCGCGCGGACTGA
- a CDS encoding alkaline phosphatase family protein: MSEAAAGGPLLLIDLPGLDWALLHPLIDAGELPNLARLVEAGCSGTLTAPRPQVSALLWNSLASGQPAARHGVFARVRQNPGDAAPHVLTARDRQVSMLWQRVAACGRRAGVVGGAVTHGEITKGVDVVSEYLGSPTAPKTDALVDGCISPAELREPLAECWMRPEEVDWEMLAFFEPGLGSVNQERDPRLAIIGAALAQTFSRHAALLWLLEHRRPDFTMASYALLDDLLHAFMPSHVLGRQHNAGLFGAVLDRACRLLDLLLGRLLEVAGASATVFVTSTHGARKPTGPAIARWVREPREAHRHGHGVLIAAGPAIRADALLHGARVLDVAPTVLQLLSLPVTDDLPGRVLGEILAATPATERAPAASIAAPAAYAAVEAPSDETASLGGVFAAMGAGVAAESQPAATPLAKIDERWYWNRARALRDAGQPAEALGDLERLCEAAPEQTRYLVELIDLQLSLGLLREARDNAEILRELSPESPNVTLVLARIEQASGRYAESLELLQTLNAEDGGPAPGVDRFVGVAQLRLRRWAEAIQTFDRVVDRNPTNVHALRGRARALLGLRRFDEAAADALKAIGLDYQHAPSHYLLGVALLSQKRDFEAVVALRTAARLAPGWAKPHIQLLRIKRRNGATEADLKLHRAVIQAAGHQDALRDGLRRDMAERARARAAEKARLRAQWVADGVTLEPPALAPALAMNQFVVSGLPHAGVEAVAGILAAGGFARFDPATAPGADGPGSINDLPVNPRLLDAARGRLIGMPSTLLGYLPRIHHYKILFIRRPIAEILISQQRAGRDELIAGLPLREAARMLLRHRDGVLAALRNAPHVELLEIDYPALCDEPEAQLLRIQEFFGVDELPDLAAMCAAVVPSRRHARADSARVPAPLREPAYLLAS, translated from the coding sequence GTGAGCGAAGCCGCGGCAGGAGGCCCACTCCTGCTGATCGACCTGCCCGGTCTCGACTGGGCGCTGCTGCATCCGCTGATCGACGCCGGCGAGCTGCCGAATCTCGCGCGGCTGGTCGAGGCCGGCTGTTCCGGCACGCTCACCGCACCCCGCCCCCAGGTCAGCGCCCTGCTCTGGAACAGCCTTGCGAGCGGCCAGCCCGCGGCCCGCCACGGCGTGTTTGCGCGGGTGCGCCAGAACCCCGGCGATGCGGCACCGCATGTACTGACCGCGCGCGATCGACAGGTCTCCATGCTCTGGCAGCGGGTCGCGGCTTGCGGTCGCCGCGCCGGTGTCGTCGGCGGCGCCGTCACGCACGGCGAAATCACCAAGGGTGTAGATGTCGTTTCGGAGTACCTCGGTTCGCCGACCGCGCCGAAGACCGATGCACTTGTCGATGGCTGCATCTCCCCCGCGGAGCTTCGCGAGCCACTGGCCGAATGCTGGATGCGCCCCGAAGAAGTCGACTGGGAAATGCTCGCGTTCTTCGAGCCGGGGCTGGGCAGCGTCAACCAGGAGCGCGATCCACGCCTGGCCATCATCGGCGCGGCGCTCGCGCAGACCTTCTCGCGCCATGCCGCGCTGCTTTGGCTCCTCGAACACCGGCGGCCCGACTTCACGATGGCGAGCTACGCGCTCCTGGATGACCTGTTGCACGCGTTCATGCCCAGCCATGTGCTCGGGCGGCAGCACAACGCCGGACTCTTCGGGGCGGTGCTGGACCGGGCCTGCCGCCTGCTGGACCTGCTGCTCGGCCGGCTCCTGGAGGTCGCCGGGGCATCAGCAACCGTTTTCGTCACGTCGACCCACGGCGCGCGCAAGCCGACCGGGCCCGCGATCGCGCGCTGGGTGCGCGAGCCGCGCGAGGCGCACCGCCACGGACATGGCGTTCTGATCGCCGCCGGCCCGGCCATCCGCGCCGATGCGCTGCTGCACGGGGCGCGCGTGCTGGACGTCGCGCCGACGGTACTGCAACTGCTGTCCCTGCCCGTGACCGACGACCTACCGGGCCGCGTGCTGGGCGAAATCCTCGCCGCGACACCGGCCACCGAGCGCGCACCCGCAGCCAGCATCGCGGCACCGGCCGCCTATGCCGCAGTCGAGGCGCCATCGGACGAGACCGCGTCGCTCGGCGGGGTTTTCGCCGCCATGGGCGCCGGCGTCGCGGCCGAATCGCAGCCGGCGGCGACGCCGCTCGCAAAGATCGACGAGCGCTGGTACTGGAACCGCGCGCGGGCGCTGCGCGACGCGGGCCAGCCGGCGGAGGCGCTGGGAGACCTGGAGCGCCTGTGCGAAGCCGCCCCGGAGCAGACCCGTTACCTGGTCGAACTGATCGACCTGCAGCTCTCGCTCGGTCTGTTGCGCGAGGCGCGCGACAACGCCGAGATCCTGCGCGAACTCAGCCCCGAGTCGCCGAACGTGACGCTGGTGCTGGCGCGGATCGAACAGGCCTCCGGGCGTTACGCGGAGAGCCTAGAATTGCTGCAAACGCTGAACGCCGAGGATGGCGGGCCGGCTCCTGGCGTCGACCGTTTCGTGGGTGTCGCTCAGCTGCGGCTGCGTCGCTGGGCCGAGGCCATCCAGACCTTCGACCGCGTCGTCGATCGCAACCCGACCAACGTGCACGCGCTGCGTGGCCGTGCCCGCGCACTGCTGGGTCTGCGGCGTTTCGACGAGGCCGCGGCCGACGCGCTGAAGGCGATCGGACTCGACTACCAGCACGCACCCTCGCACTATCTGCTGGGCGTCGCGCTGCTGTCGCAAAAGCGTGATTTCGAGGCCGTCGTGGCGCTGCGCACGGCCGCGCGTCTCGCGCCGGGCTGGGCAAAGCCGCATATCCAGCTGCTGCGGATCAAGCGGCGCAACGGCGCGACTGAAGCCGATCTGAAGCTGCATCGTGCGGTGATCCAGGCGGCGGGCCACCAGGATGCGCTGCGCGACGGGCTGCGCCGCGACATGGCCGAACGCGCCCGGGCCCGGGCTGCCGAGAAGGCCCGCCTGCGGGCGCAGTGGGTGGCCGACGGCGTGACGCTCGAACCGCCAGCGCTGGCGCCGGCACTGGCGATGAACCAGTTCGTGGTCAGCGGGCTGCCGCATGCTGGCGTTGAAGCCGTAGCCGGCATTCTGGCGGCCGGTGGCTTTGCGCGGTTCGATCCGGCGACGGCGCCGGGGGCCGACGGACCCGGCTCGATCAACGACCTGCCGGTGAATCCGCGCCTGCTGGATGCCGCGCGCGGGCGGCTGATCGGCATGCCGTCCACGCTGCTCGGCTATCTGCCGCGGATTCACCACTACAAGATCCTGTTCATTCGCCGGCCCATTGCCGAGATCCTGATCTCGCAACAGCGCGCCGGCCGCGATGAACTGATCGCCGGGCTGCCGCTGCGGGAGGCCGCGCGCATGTTGCTGAGACATCGTGACGGCGTGCTCGCCGCGCTGCGCAACGCGCCGCATGTGGAGCTGCTCGAAATCGACTATCCGGCGCTTTGCGACGAACCCGAGGCCCAGCTGCTGCGCATCCAGGAATTCTTCGGCGTCGACGAACTGCCCGATCTCGCCGCGATGTGCGCGGCAGTGGTTCCATCACGACGCCATGCGCGCGCGGATTCCGCGCGCGTGCCGGCACCGCTGCGCGAGCCGGCCTACCTGCTCGCGTCCTGA